From a single Scomber japonicus isolate fScoJap1 chromosome 12, fScoJap1.pri, whole genome shotgun sequence genomic region:
- the LOC128369570 gene encoding uncharacterized protein LOC128369570 has translation MYLNTVQLACPVTPRNRLVDNREQFGDNWRDSGQHGKTAPGAGRGSSPTCSFREEEPKQATDRPTEKYPQGCPRGGEDEHPIRTDLTMTTLENGLTTMISRCICGKVCKNERGLKIHQARMKCLVQETAAQRTGPVPGETQEEPGPETPHRAQNLQVPKIPTPSKVVQQHRIKWPPAKQHRLWQQFDEDASRIISATAKGDVEGRLRNLTTIITSFAVERFGVEEPKTSNSTYTKNRRAEEIHQLRKELRKLTKQFKAADEEEKPPLAELQHTIRKRLMTLRRAEWHRRRRIERARKRTSFLSDPFGFTKRLLGQKRSGRLDCSKEEVDHFLHNTLSDPDREQELGQQAALVDVPTPLVGFNISEPTWKEIQEVVTAARASSAPGPSQVPYKVYKRCPGLLRILWKMLRVIWRRGTIVEQWRQAEGVWIPKEENSTKLEQFRSISLLSVEGKIFFSVLARRMTAFLLKNKYIDTSVQKGGIPGVPGCLEHTGVVTQLIREAREGKGDLAVLWLDLANAYGSIPHKLVETTLDHHHIPCKIKDLILDYYGDFRLRVTSGSITSNWHRLEKGIITGCTISVILFALAMNMLVKAAETECRGPLSKSGIRQPPIRAFMDDLSVTTTSVPGCRWILQGLVKLISWARMSFKPTKSRSMVLKRGKVVDKFRFFVDGAVIPSITEKPVTSLGKVFDCSLRDTASVQTTIKRLETWLSTVDKSGLPGRFKAWLYQHGILPRILWPLLVYEVTMSTVETLERKISCYLRRWLGLPRSLTSAALYGRSNKLQLPINSLEEEFRVSRTREALVYRDSKDSRVAAAGIVVRTGRKWKAQEGLELAESRLRHKALLGTVASGRAGLGAIPQPRHDKAQGKDRRHLVLKEVRAGVEEVRTSRMVGMRQQGAWTRWEGALERKLTWNDIWKTEPQRIKFMVQAVYDVLPSPANLHTWGKSDTPTCPLCPGKGTLEHIMSSCPSALGEGRYRWRHDQVLRAVAEAISSAVDNNKHVRSQRRINFVKAGEKPRPQPTPSASLLSSASDWELRVDLGRQLKFPEFITSTSLRPDLVLTSPSSKQVLLVELTVPWEDRMEEANERKRLKYQELTEECRRRGWKARCEPVEVGCRGFAARSLCKIYTLLGITGAAKRRAIKSTIEAAERASRWIWIKRSEKWANAAGTQARA, from the coding sequence ATGTATCTAAACACTGTTCAACTGGCTTGTCCAGTGACCCCCAGGAATAGGCTGGTTGACAACCGAGAACAGTTCGGTGACAACTGGAGAGACAGTGGACAGCACGGAAAGACGGCACCTGGGGCAGGAAGGGGTAGCAGCCCAACCTGCAGCTTCCGTGAGGAAGAACCCAAACAAGCTACAGATCGACCCACAGAGAAATACCCCCAGGGGTGCCCGAGAGGGGGGGAGGATGAGCACCCCATTAGGACGGACCTAACGATGACGACCTTGGAAAACGGATTAACGACCATGATAAGCAGATGCATTTGTGGCAAGGTCTGCAAGAACGAACGGGGCCTAAAAATCCATCAGGCCCGGATGAAATGCTTGGTACAGGAGACGGCAGCACAGCGCACAGGACCAGTGCCTGGTGAGACGCAGGAGGAGCCCGGCCCGGAGACACCCCACAGAGCCCAGAACCTCCAAGTGCCCAAGATTCCAACTCCAAGCAAAGTAGTCCAGCAACATCGGATCAAGTGGCCTCCGGCTAAGCAGCACAGACTGTGGCAACAGTTTGACGAGGATGCATCTAGAATAATCAGCGCAACAGCAAAGGGAGATGTAGAGGGACGACTCCGAAACCTGACCACCATCATCACAAGCTTCGCAGTTGAGAGGTTTGGTGTTGAGGAGCCCAAGACCAGCAATTCCACCTACACCAAGAACCGTAGGGCGGAGGAGATCCATCAACTGCGGAAAGAGCTGCGAAAACTGACGAAGCAGTTCAAAGCAGCcgatgaggaggagaagccaCCACTCGCTGAGCTCCAGCATACCATCAGGAAGAGGCTTATGACCCTGCGTAGAGCTGAATGGCACAGGAGACGTAGGATTGAGAGAGCCAGGAAGCGAACCTCCTTCTTATCCGATCCCTTTGGCTTCACAAAGCGGTTGCTAGGGCAGAAGCGCAGCGGGCGTCTTGATTGCTCCAAGGAAGAGGTGGATCACTTCTTGCATAACACCCTGAGCGATCCAGACAGAGAGCAAGAGTTAGGACAACAGGCAGCCCTCGTGGATGTACCAACCCCCCTAGTGGGGTTCAACATTTCAGAACCCACTTGGAAGGAAATCCAGGAGGTAGTAACAGCAGCCAGAGCCAGTTCTGCTCCAGGTCCCAGCCAAGTACCCTATAAGGTGTACAAGCGCTGCCCAGGGCTCCTCCGAATCCTTTGGAAGATGCTGCGTGTGATCTGGCGAAGAGGGACCATCGTGGAGCAGTGGAGGCAGGCAGAGGGCGTCTGGATTCCTAAGGAGGAGAACTCGACCAAGCTGGAGCAGTTCCGATCCATCTCACTTCTCAGTGTGGAGGGGAAGATTTTCTTCAGTGTTCTGGCCAGAAGGATGACAGCCTTCCTCTTGAAGAACAAGTACATCGACACATCGGTGCAGAAGGGCGGCATCCCAGGAGTGCCAGGGTGCTTGGAACACACCGGAGTGGTCACACAGCTGATCAGGGAGGCACGGGAGGGGAAGGGAGACCTAGCAGTGCTTTGGCTGGACCTCGCCAATGCATATGGGTCGATCCCCCACAAGCTGGTTGAGACCACCCTGGACCACCACCACATCCCCTGCAAGATCAAGGACCTCATCCTGGATTACTATGGAGACTTCAGGCTGAGAGTTACATCAGGGAGCATAACATCTAACTGGCACCGGCTCGAGAAAGGGATCATAACAGGCTGCACAATCTCGGTCATCCTTTTCGCTCTGGCCATGAACATGTTGGTCAAGGCCGCCGAGACAGAGTGCAGAGGTCCCCTGTCCAAGTCTGGAATTCGGCAGCCTCCCATCAGAGCCTTCATGGACGACCTGTCTGTCACGACCACTTCAGTGCCTGGATGCAGGTGGATCCTTCAGGGCCTGGTCAAGCTCATCTCTTGGGCTAGGATGAGCTTTAAACCAACAAAATCTAGGTCCATGGTTCTGAAGAGAGGCAAAGTGGTGGACAAGTTCCGCTTCTTTGTGGACGGTGCAGTAATACCATCAATCACTGAGAAGCCAGTCACTAGCCTGGGCAAGGTGTTTGACTGTAGCCTCAGAGACACAGCATCAGTCCAAACAACCATCAAGAGGCTCGAAACTTGGTTGTCTACAGTAGACAAGTCTGGTCTACCTGGTAGGTTCAAGGCATGGTTGTACCAACATGGCATCTTGCCCCGTATCCTCTGGCCCCTGCTAGTGTATGAGGTGACGATGTCTACAGTCGAGACCCTGGAGAGGAAAATCAGCTGCTACCTCCGACGATGGCTGGGTCTGCCACGCAGTCTCACAAGTGCAGCACTGTATGGCAGGAGCAACAAGCTTCAGCTCCCCATCAACAGCCTGGAGGAGGAGTTCAGGGTCTCCCGCACAAGAGAGGCACTGGTATATCGAGACTCCAAAGACTCTAGAGTGGCAGCAGCTGGTATCGTGGTGCGGACGGGCAGGAAGTGGAAGGCTCAAGAGGGGCTGGAGCTGGCAGAGTCTCGGCTGAGACATAAAGCACTGTTGGGCACGGTGGCATCTGGGCGAGCAGGGCTGGGAGCCATCCCACAACCACGGCACGACAAGGCTCAGGGCAAGGACAGACGCCATCTGGTCCTGAAGGAGGTCCGAGCAGGTGTCGAGGAGGTGAGGACCAGCAGGATGGTGGGCATGCGGCAGCAGGGGGCATGGACAAGGTGGGAAGGAGCGCTGGAGAGGAAGTTGACCTGGAATGACATCTGGAAGACTGAGCCTCAGCGGATTAAGTTCATGGTCCAAGCTGTCTATGATGTACTACCCAGCCCAGCTAACCTGCATACCTGGGGCAAGAGTGACACTCCAACATGTCCACTCTGTCCAGGAAAGGGGACTCTGGAGCACATCATGAGCAGCTGCCCATCAGCCCTTGGAGAGGGCCGCTACCGCTGGCGTCACGACCAGGTCCTGAGGGCAGTGGCAGAGGCCATCTCCAGTGCAGTGGACAATAACAAGCATGTCCGCAGCCAGAGGAGGATCAACTTTGTAAAGGCTGGAGAGAAGCCACGTCCGCAGCCAACACCATCAGCCAGCCTGCTCTCATCGGCATCGGACTGGGAACTGCGAGTTGACCTGGGCAGGCAGCTTAAGTTCCCAGAGTTTATAACATCTACTTCCTTGAGGCCAGATCTGGTATTGACATCTCCCTCCTCTAAGCAGGTCCTCTTAGTGGAACTGACAGTCCCCTGGGAGGACCGCATGGAAGAGGCCAATGAGCGCAAGCGGCTCAAATACCAAGAGCTCACCGAGGAGTGTCGGAGGAGGGGCTGGAAAGCTCGCTGTGAACCAGTGGAGGTAGGGTGCAGAGGCTTTGCTGCCCGCTCCTTGTGCAAGATCTACACTCTTCTTGGCATCACAGGAGCTGCGAAGAGGAGAGCCATCAAGTCCACCATAGAGGCCGCGGAGAGGGCCTCTAGGTGGATTTGGATCAAGAGGTCCGAAAAGTGGGCCAACGCTGCTGGGACACAAGCCAGGGCCTGA